The Pseudanabaena galeata CCNP1313 genome includes a region encoding these proteins:
- a CDS encoding Hsp70 family protein has product MSAISIDFGSSNTVIARWNIATDQPETMIFEELNRPAPLNGLVPSLIYVQNAQTEIVEIGQRVIDQGKDRSQPRLFSQIKRRLAANVNYVPKLDGVKVTPEWLGSQFLREISKKLRSQQIFPSEIILTAPVQSYEKYLRWLEECSSAIFAPNLPTLPSPRIRILDEPTAAALGYEAIAPSALVLVIDFGGGTLDLSLVRLPKGENVAKWGEQIGVNRSEWTEYQAEAIAKTGYTIGGEDIDQWLVQDYLERSEDGTNGSETNNLNILKFLMERIKINLSEVETASEIFFDLTTQSTTEITYSRQQLEKILDYKGFYRVLQSAIDELINRAFNKGILKGDIKHILLVGGCTLIPSVVLFVEDYFKMGKVYSHKPFEAIAHGALMLSQGVSLQDYLFHSYAIRYWDRAAEQWKYQPLFRRGQVYPTRRPVELLLRATQPNQPEIALTIGEIESRPTGAAEVSFDGDRLVMQFDQKAKETFQPLQSDANGAGMPQAIALLDPLGQPDCDRLKVLFSISEKRELLVTAIDLLTQRQLLTNHPVAKLQ; this is encoded by the coding sequence ATGAGCGCAATCTCCATTGACTTTGGTAGTAGCAACACCGTGATTGCACGATGGAATATTGCTACAGATCAACCTGAAACAATGATTTTTGAGGAGCTTAATCGTCCTGCGCCTTTAAATGGGCTTGTACCTTCGTTAATATATGTGCAGAATGCTCAAACGGAAATAGTCGAAATCGGTCAGCGCGTTATCGATCAAGGCAAAGATCGCTCTCAACCAAGATTATTTAGTCAAATCAAACGGCGGTTGGCGGCTAATGTAAATTATGTTCCTAAGCTTGATGGCGTGAAAGTGACACCTGAATGGCTAGGCAGTCAATTTTTACGTGAAATATCAAAGAAACTGCGATCGCAACAAATCTTTCCATCGGAAATCATCTTGACTGCGCCTGTCCAGTCTTACGAAAAATATTTACGCTGGCTAGAGGAATGCAGTAGTGCGATATTTGCGCCAAATTTACCGACATTACCATCACCTCGGATTCGGATTCTTGATGAACCAACGGCTGCTGCTCTCGGTTATGAAGCGATCGCACCTAGTGCTTTAGTGTTAGTCATCGACTTTGGGGGCGGTACATTGGATTTATCACTGGTGCGGCTGCCTAAGGGTGAAAATGTCGCAAAGTGGGGAGAGCAAATCGGTGTCAATCGCAGTGAATGGACAGAATATCAAGCAGAAGCGATCGCCAAAACTGGATATACAATTGGTGGCGAAGATATCGATCAATGGTTAGTCCAAGATTATTTAGAAAGAAGTGAAGATGGCACTAATGGAAGTGAAACAAACAATCTGAATATTCTTAAATTTTTAATGGAACGAATTAAGATTAACCTATCGGAAGTAGAAACCGCTTCCGAAATCTTTTTTGATCTAACTACGCAATCTACTACTGAAATCACCTATAGTCGTCAGCAATTAGAAAAGATACTAGACTATAAAGGTTTTTATCGGGTTCTCCAATCAGCAATCGATGAATTAATCAATCGCGCTTTTAATAAAGGAATTCTCAAAGGTGATATTAAACATATTCTCTTAGTTGGCGGTTGTACATTGATTCCATCGGTGGTTTTGTTTGTCGAAGACTATTTTAAAATGGGGAAAGTTTATAGTCATAAGCCCTTTGAAGCGATCGCCCATGGAGCCTTAATGCTCAGTCAAGGCGTGAGCCTTCAGGACTATCTCTTCCATTCCTATGCGATCCGCTATTGGGATCGTGCTGCGGAGCAATGGAAGTATCAACCCCTATTTCGGCGTGGGCAAGTTTATCCGACTCGTCGCCCCGTAGAGTTACTACTTAGAGCGACCCAACCAAATCAACCCGAAATTGCTCTTACCATTGGCGAAATTGAAAGTCGTCCTACAGGTGCAGCAGAAGTCAGTTTTGATGGAGATCGCCTTGTGATGCAGTTTGATCAAAAAGCCAAAGAAACTTTTCAGCCATTACAGTCTGATGCTAATGGGGCAGGAATGCCACAGGCGATCGCTCTGCTCGATCCTCTTGGTCAGCCCGACTGCGATCGGCTCAAGGTTTTATTTAGCATTAGTGAAAAACGCGAGTTATTGGTTACAGCGATCGATCTACTCACTCAACGCCAATTATTAACTAATCATCCTGTCGCCAAACTGCAATAG